The nucleotide sequence AGGCATCGTCTCCTCGGTGAGGTTCTCGACGCCGCCCAGACGCTCGATCTCGGCTTCCAGCTTCGTCACGGCGCGGTTGAGCAGCTCTTCCGAATTCACCTTCGTGAGGTTCCAGTAGATCTCGCACTCACCGGCGTCGTTGGCGCGAACGGACAGCGAGACGTTTTCCGGCTTCGTTGTCGTCGGTTCGAAACGAACGGACGGAAGCCGCACCGGGACCGTCTGGATCACAACCGGAACAGTGATGAGGAAAATGATCAGGAGCACCAGCATGACGTCCGTCAGCGGGACGACGTTGATCTCCGACATTGCGGTCTCTTCACCGCCCTCGACCGGTCCGACACTCATACCCATAATTCAAATTCCTGTCAGTCTTCGGTGCGTTGCACCATCGGGCGAGCAAGAGCGGCGGGGCGTCTCCGCCCCGCCGTGCAACCTGATTAGATCTTCTTCGGGCTGGCCGTCGGGGCGCCGGTCGCCGTGCCCGTCGCCGTCGTGGCCGGCTTGGCGGCCGCCGTGGCACCGCGCGCCGCCGTCACCGGCTTCACCGCACCGCCCGACATGATGTAGCCATGGACGTCGTTGGTGAAGCGAGCGATCTGCTCGAGCACCGCCTTGTTGCGGCGCATCAGCCAGTTGTAGGCAAGCACGGCCGGAACCGCGACCGCCAGACCGAGGGCCGTCATGATCAGGGCCTCGCCGACCGGACCGGCGACGGCGTCGATCGACGCCTGGCCAGCGGCACCGATCTTGATCAGAGCGCGGTAGATACCGATGACGGTGCCGAACAGACCGATGAACGGAGCCGTCGAGCCGACGGTGGCGAGCAGCGCGAGGCCGTTCGACAGCTTCGAGGCGATGGCGCCCTGGCTGCGGCTGAGCGAGCCGAGCATCCAATCGTGCTGCTCGATCGGATCGGTCAGCTTGTTATGCTGTTCCTGCGCGACGATGGCGTCGTCGACGATCTGACGATAGGCGCTGTTCTTCTCCAGCTTGGTCGCGCCTTCCCTCAGGTTCGCCGCTTGCCAGAAGGTGGTGCGAGCGCGCTTGCCCTGGTTGATGATCTTCTGCTGCTCGAAGAGCTTGACGAAGAGAATGTACCAGGAGGCGGCCGACATGATCACGAGAATGCCGAACGTCGCGTAGGCAATCGTCCCGCCCTGTTCGAGCGCGGCCATCAGGCCATAGGGATTTTCGCCGGCAGGGGCTGCGGGGGTGGTCATGGTCTTAACTTCCTCTCATATCCAAAAGAGCGTTGCAGTAAGGCAAGGCATTTGCCGACACTTATTCGGGTATTCTCCAGACGACGCGCTGGGTCTTTGTCTCGGTCATAGGATTACCGTTCTCATCCTCAGCCGGACGGAACCGGAACCGGCGCTGGATGAGCTTGCATGTGGTTTCATCCAGGGCCGAGTTTCCGCTCGACGATGTGATTGTGCAATCCGTGACACGACCGTCCGTACCGATCGTATAGCGGGCGACGGATGTCCCCTCAGCTTCCGCACGAAGCGCCGACGACGGATAATCGCTGTCCGAGATGGAACCACCGCGAAGCGTTGCACCCTTGGCTGCCTGCTTCGGCTTGGGCGGGGGCGGCGGAGGCGGCGGCGCTGGCGGCGCCGTCGGGGTAATCACGGGCGGAGGCGCCTCGCGCACGGTCTGAACAATCGGCGGCGCGACGACGTTGGTGCGCACGATCGGCGGCGGCGACACGACGGGCGGCGGCTCCACCACGACCTCTTCCGGCGGCGGGGGCGGCGGCTCCTCGGGGGGCGGCGGCTCTTCCGTAACGTCGAACGTCTTCAGATCCTGGGCGACCTGCTTCACCACATTATAGGCAAGGCCCGTGACGAACGCGTAGCCGAGAAGAGCATGAAGCGCTGCGACGATGACGATCGCCGTAATGCGGCCCGTACCCATCCTTTGATCAGCATAGGACATTAAACAGCCACACTCCCTCTCTCTCGAATAATATTAGTTTTGGTCCGGCGAACAAACTCACAACCGAACCAACCGGCTCCATCCAATTGTCTTAATATATCATGGACAGGGTCCGTGTCTCTATCGTCACATTTTCGACGACGCAATCCTCCTGCGGTTTTCCGCAAAAGCAAGCGGAAATCCCCTGCAATCCGCGGTTAATACCGCTAAACCTATGGGAAAGCGTGCCCTTAAAAGTGAACCAAAGACAAGGAGAAATCATGCGGCCGTCCCAAATTCTTACGAGCGCCGCCATTTTGTTCGCGGCCCTCAGCGTTCCCGCCGAATCGCAGACGCCGGCCGCCGTCCCACAGTTCACCTATGCCGACCTGGTCGATCTCGCCCTCGCCGCTCCCGTCGTAGCGCATGTCGAGGTGCGCGACGCGGTCCGGCTGCGCGCCGAACGAGCGGTCGGGGTCGAGCCGGGCAAAACCCGCTTCTATGTCGAAGCCGACGTCTTGTCTCTGATCCGCGGCGCGCGCGGCCTGCCGGCGCGGATCAGCTATCTGGTCGACCTCCCCAACGACTGGCGCGGCCGCCCTCCGAAGCTTCGCAAGGAAACCCAGTTCATCCTGCTCGCGACGCCGGTGGCAGGCCGGCCGGCCGAGCTCCAACTGATCGGGCCCGACGCGCAGCTTCCCTATTCGCCAGAGCTCGCCGATCGGATGCGCCAGGTGCTTCGCCAGGCGGCCCAGCCGGACGCCCCGCCGAAGATCACCGGCATCGGCCGTGCCTTTCACGTCCCGGGCACGTTGCCGGGCGAGAGCGAGACCCAGATATTCCTCGAAACCGCCGACGGGCGCCCCGTGTCCCTGACGGTGCTGAGGCGGCCGGGACAGGCGCCGCGATGGGCGGTGGCCTTGAGCGAGATCGTAGACAATGCCGCGCGTCCGCCGGAGCCCGACACGCTCTTATGGTACGCCCTTGCCTGCAGCCTGCCCCAGACCCTGCCGCCGGACAGCATCGCGGGCACCGAGACGAGCCAGGCGGCGGCGATCCGAGCCGACTATCAGGTAGTGCTGAAGGGCCTCGGCGCCTGCGTCCGTAATCGCGGAGTCTAGAAGGAGGAAAGCTCTACGCCGACGCCGGCGCAATCGGGATAGATGTCGGGCTTGCGGGTGGAGACCCTCAGGCCCGTCACTCCCCGCCGCGCCGCGACGATGTCGTAGACGGCGCGGGCGAAGGTCTCCTGGAGGTTGAACCGACGCCCCGCGGCCAGCCGGCTGATCTCGGTGCGCAGGAAGTCGTAGTTCCAGGCCGAGGCCTCATTGTCCTCCGCGGCGAAGGAGGCCTCGTCCACCCAGACCTCGACGGTCACGAGCAGCCGCTGGGGCGCGCCGATCTCGAAATCGTGGAAGCCGATATCGACCGGCAGGCTAAAATCCTCAAGGACGATCTTCCTCGCCTTGGGCGCCAGGCCATGGGGCAAAAGACCCTCCAGCGTCGCGACGTTATTCATGGCCGGTCTCCAGAAACTGCACGTCCCGGGGAAGTCCCAGGAATCGTTGGCCGCCATCCAGCGTTATCGTCTGCCCCGTCAAGGTCGGCGTGGCGATGATGAAGCGAAGCGCGGCGACGATCTCTTCCACCGCGACACCCCGCCCCAGCGCATTGAGACCGTGCACCTGATCGAAGTTGGCGCGGCTCTGCGGGCCCGACACCAGCGTCACCGAGGGCGCGATGCCGCACACGCGGATCCGACGGTCCGCATAGGCCCGCGCGGTCAGCTCGGTAAGACCGGCGAGCCCCATCTTGGACACGGTATAAGTGAAGAAGTCGGGATTGGGCTGCGGCAGCTTGGCGTCGAGCAGGTTGACGATCAGCCCGCCCCCTTCCGCCCTCGCCGCAAACGCCCTCGACAGCAGCGCGGGCGCGCGCAGGTTGACGGCGTGATGCACGTCCCACGCTTCGAGCGTGAAATCATCGGCGTTGTCATAGACGAAGCGGGAAGCGTTGTTGACCAGAAGACGCGGCGGCGGCAGCCCGTCGAGCGCGGCCATGATCCGATCGGCGGCGGTCGGATCGGCGAGTTCGGCCGCGACGACGGCAGCCTCGCCCACCTCGGCCGCGAGCGCCCTCGCCTCGGTCTCCGAGGCATTGCAGTGGATGAGAAGATGCCAGCCGTCGGCGGCAAGGGCGCGGCTGATCTCCGCCCCGATGCGCTTCGCCCCGCCCGTGACGATCGCGGTGCGCGGTCCCTCGAACTCCGTCATGGCCGAGCGATAGGACCGGCGGCGGCGCTCGGCAAGCTTTGCGCTACGTGGCGCGATCCCCTATCCCGACGCCATGTCCGCGCCCGTCCCGCCCGCCGATCTTTCGACCCTGTCGCTGGCCGACATCGCCCGGCTCGCCGACGAGCGGAAGCTGCCGCCGGTGGAGAGCTGGAATCCGAGCCATTGCGGCCATAGCGGCATGCGCATCGCGCGCGACGGAACCTGGTTCCACGAAGGCAGTCCGATCGGGCGGCCGGCGATGGTGCGGCTCTTCTCCACCATATTGCGGCGCGAACCGGACGGGTCGCATGTGCTGGTCACGCCGGTCGAGAAGCTGGACATCGACGTCGAGGACGCCCCATTCATCGCCGTCGAGCTCAAGACCGACGGCGAGGGACGGGAGCGAAGCCTCGCCTTCCGGCTCAACACGGACGACCTGGTGGTGGCGGGCCCGGAGCATCCGATCCGCTTCGAAACGGGCGAGGACGGGCCGCGTCCCTATATCGATGTGCGCCGCGGTCTCCGTGCCCTCCTGGCCCGACCGGTCTATTACGAGCTGGCGGAGCTGAGCCTCGCCGAAGGGCAGGATCCGCCGAGTCTGTGGAGCAACGGCGTCTTCTTCCCGATGGATGGCGGATCATGAACCTTGCCGATCGGCTGCGGGAGGCGCTGGCACTGGAACATCGCGACAA is from Sphingosinicella humi and encodes:
- a CDS encoding ExbD/TolR family protein; this encodes MGMSVGPVEGGEETAMSEINVVPLTDVMLVLLIIFLITVPVVIQTVPVRLPSVRFEPTTTKPENVSLSVRANDAGECEIYWNLTKVNSEELLNRAVTKLEAEIERLGGVENLTEETMPEAHIRGDVDTPYRCIGGAIFTMQRAGFARVGFISEPPPGGPVQRL
- a CDS encoding MotA/TolQ/ExbB proton channel family protein, which encodes MTTPAAPAGENPYGLMAALEQGGTIAYATFGILVIMSAASWYILFVKLFEQQKIINQGKRARTTFWQAANLREGATKLEKNSAYRQIVDDAIVAQEQHNKLTDPIEQHDWMLGSLSRSQGAIASKLSNGLALLATVGSTAPFIGLFGTVIGIYRALIKIGAAGQASIDAVAGPVGEALIMTALGLAVAVPAVLAYNWLMRRNKAVLEQIARFTNDVHGYIMSGGAVKPVTAARGATAAAKPATTATGTATGAPTASPKKI
- a CDS encoding energy transducer TonB, whose product is MSYADQRMGTGRITAIVIVAALHALLGYAFVTGLAYNVVKQVAQDLKTFDVTEEPPPPEEPPPPPPEEVVVEPPPVVSPPPIVRTNVVAPPIVQTVREAPPPVITPTAPPAPPPPPPPPKPKQAAKGATLRGGSISDSDYPSSALRAEAEGTSVARYTIGTDGRVTDCTITSSSGNSALDETTCKLIQRRFRFRPAEDENGNPMTETKTQRVVWRIPE
- a CDS encoding dihydroneopterin aldolase, whose amino-acid sequence is MNNVATLEGLLPHGLAPKARKIVLEDFSLPVDIGFHDFEIGAPQRLLVTVEVWVDEASFAAEDNEASAWNYDFLRTEISRLAAGRRFNLQETFARAVYDIVAARRGVTGLRVSTRKPDIYPDCAGVGVELSSF
- a CDS encoding SDR family NAD(P)-dependent oxidoreductase, producing MTEFEGPRTAIVTGGAKRIGAEISRALAADGWHLLIHCNASETEARALAAEVGEAAVVAAELADPTAADRIMAALDGLPPPRLLVNNASRFVYDNADDFTLEAWDVHHAVNLRAPALLSRAFAARAEGGGLIVNLLDAKLPQPNPDFFTYTVSKMGLAGLTELTARAYADRRIRVCGIAPSVTLVSGPQSRANFDQVHGLNALGRGVAVEEIVAALRFIIATPTLTGQTITLDGGQRFLGLPRDVQFLETGHE
- a CDS encoding DUF1285 domain-containing protein, producing MSAPVPPADLSTLSLADIARLADERKLPPVESWNPSHCGHSGMRIARDGTWFHEGSPIGRPAMVRLFSTILRREPDGSHVLVTPVEKLDIDVEDAPFIAVELKTDGEGRERSLAFRLNTDDLVVAGPEHPIRFETGEDGPRPYIDVRRGLRALLARPVYYELAELSLAEGQDPPSLWSNGVFFPMDGGS